The Pyrus communis chromosome 9, drPyrComm1.1, whole genome shotgun sequence genome has a segment encoding these proteins:
- the LOC137744777 gene encoding DEAD-box ATP-dependent RNA helicase 3, chloroplastic-like: MTSIVGVSSVYAQTPCSELYRRAAAPAAATTSSATLSLAFPERPHFNSVLRGKSGLVRQGSGVVCSAIATPNSVLSEEAFKGLGGFSKDSLDSDSEYESETEPGSAGSDDDELALSKLGLPQRLVDSLEGRGISSLFPIQRAVLVPALEGRDIIARAKTGTGKTLAFGIPILKRLTEDDEQRGSHRRTGYLPRVLVLAPTRELAKQVEKEMKESAPYLNTVCVYGGVSYITQQSALSRGVDVVVGTPGRIIDLINGNSLKLGEVQYLVLDEADSMLAVGFEEDVEVILQKLPAQRQSMLFSATMPGWVKKLSRKYLDNPLTIDLVGDQDEKLAEGIKLYALSTTSASKKTILSDLITVYAKGGKTIVFTQTKREADAVSMSLTSSIASEALHGDISQNQRERTLNGFRQGKFTVLVATDVASRGLDIPNVDLVIHYELPNDSETFVHRSGRTGRAGKQGTAVLMFTNNQRRTIKTLERDVGCKFEFASPPTMEEVLESSAQHVVATLSGVHPESVQFFTPTAQRLIDEQGTSALAAALAQLSGFSRPPSSKSLITHEAGWTTLQLIRDPSFARGFLSARSVTGFLSDVYSTAADEVGKIHIIADERIQGAVFDLPEEIAKELLTRQIPPGNTISKISKLPALQDDGPVSDNYGRFSGRDRRGGGRGGGRGGGFRDRQGSSGGFRSSRGWGSDGGADDSFRSSGRSYGSSNSRPRSPRSIDDDWLIGGQRSSRSPSRDSSRSFGGSCFNCGRSGHRASDCPTKQGF; encoded by the exons ATGACTTCTATTGTTGGAGTTTCGTCTGTATATGCCCAGACTCCGTGCAGCGAGCTGTACAGAAGAGCGGCGGCGCCGGCTGCGGCAACGACGAGCAGTGCTACTCTTTCGTTGGCGTTTCCCGAGAGGCCTCACTTCAACAGTGTTTTGAGAGGCAAGAGTGGGTTGGTCAGGCAGGGCTCCGGTGTCGTTTGTTCGGCCATTGCCACTCCGAACTCGGTGCTCAGTGAAGAGGCGTTTAAGGGACTCGGTGGCTTTTCGAAGGACTCGCTTGACTCCGACTCGGAGTACGAGTCGGAAACTGAGCCGGGTTCCGCTGGTAGTGACGACGATGAGCTCGCTCTTTCCAAGCTGGGGTTGCCTCAGCGGCTTGTTGATAGCCTTGAGGGACGTGGCATTTCGAGCCTTTTTCCAATTCAG AGAGCTGTGCTAGTACCTGCACTGGAAGGTCGAGATATCATTGCTCGTGCGAAGACAGGGACTGGAAAGACATTAGCCTTTGGAATCCCAATACTCAAGCGTCTCACAGAGGATGATGAACAGAGAGGCTCTCATAG GCGGACTGGTTATCTTCCTAGAGTTTTGGTGCTTGCACCTACACGGGAGTTGGCAAAGCAAGTTGAAAAGGAGATGAAAGAATCTGCACCTTACCTAAACACTGTTTGTGTCTATGGGGGAGTTTCCTACATAACACAACAAAGTGCTCTCTCCCGTGGAGTTGATGTAGTTGTTGGAACTCCTGGTCGGATTATTGACCTGATAAACGGGAACAGTCTCAAATTGGGCGAAGTTCAATATTTGGTACTTGATGAAGCTGATTCGATGCTTGCTGTTGGATTTGAGGAGGATGTGGAAGTGATTCTACAAAAGCTTCCAGCTCAGAGGCAGAGCATGCTTTTTTCTGCAACCATGCCTGGTTGGGTGAAAAAACTATCACGGAAATATTTGGACAATCCATTGACAATTGATTTG gTTGGCGACCAAGACGAGAAGCTTGCAGAAGGGATCAAACTTTATGCTTTATCAACCACTTCAGCTTCAAAGAAGACCATTCTTAGTGATCTTATAACG GTGTATGCAAAGGGTGGGAAGACCATTGTATTTACACAAACGAAACGAGAGGCTGATGCAGTCTCAATGTCATTAACAAGTAGCATAGCTTCTGAGGCATTGCATGGAGATATATCACAGAATCAAAGAGAGAGAACATTAAATGGTTTTCGGCAAGGGAAATTCACTGTGCTTGTTGCCACTGATGTTGCATCCCGTGGACTTGATATTCCCAATGTCGATTTG gTTATCCACTACGAGCTTCCCAATGATTCAGAGACATTTGTGCATCGCTCTGGGCGTACTGGACGTGCAGGGAAACAAGGTACTGCCGTTCTGATGTTTACGAACAACCAGAGGAGAACAATTAAAACTCTTGAGCGTGATGTGGGGTGCAAGTTTGAGTTTGCTAGTCCACCAACTATGGAGGAGGTTTTGGAGTCATCTGCTCAGCACGTGGTTGCTACTCTTAGTGGAGTGCACCCTGAATCCGTACAGTTTTTCACACCAACGGCACAGAGATTGATTGATGAACAGGGAACAAGTGCTCTTGCTGCTGCACTTGCACAGCTCAGTGGATTTTCTCGTCCTCCATCATCCAAGTCCCTTATCACTCATGAGGCG GGATGGACGACATTGCAACTTATCCGAGATCCATCTTTTGCCAGAGGGTTCCTGTCTGCTAGATCTGTCACTGGGTTTCTTTCAGATGTTTATTCTACAGCTGCTGATGAAGTTggaaaaatacatataattgCAGATGAACGG ATTCAAGGAGCAGTTTTTGATCTTCCAGAGGAGATTGCCAAAGAGTTGCTGACCAGGCAAATACCTCCTGGAAATACTATTTCCAAGATATCCAAG TTGCCAGCCCTGCAAGATGATGGGCCGGTGAGTGACAACTATGGCAGGTTTTCAGGCAGAGATCGCCGCGGAGGAGGCCGCGGAGGAGGCCGGGGTGGAGGTTTTAGGGATCGTCAAGGATCATCAGGTGGTTTTAGAAGCTCCAGGGGTTGGGGTAGTGATGGTGGTGCCGACGATTCATTTAGGAGTAGTGGCCGAAGTTATGGATCTAGCAACAGCAGACCTCGGAGTCCAAGAAGCATCGATGACGATTGGCTTATTGGAGGCCAACGATCAAGCAGGTCACCATCCCGAGACAG TTCCAGAAGCTTTGGAGGTTCCTGCTTCAATTGTGGGCGCTCCGGTCACAGGGCATCAGATTGCCCTACCAAACAAGGATTCTAG
- the LOC137744778 gene encoding pentatricopeptide repeat-containing protein At4g38150-like: MAGTLLSRALQLLASTSTKSNPFSSAVSSRLIAIAAANHSTRTISENRHRSSLLPFPPTPFRSHNTLRGRSRSCSCCDSTTESHRRHSRGGEPSTKINTKVNFSRPSDDEGDDKTNLPAAANEVDKSKLPPPYDPFSKKPAVEDPEDPKDLQEVFHKMRSDGLTNNAVKMFDALSKGGLTHEALELFAQIKDKGQMPDVVSHTAVIEAYANAGKTKEALKVYMRMLASGVAPNAYTYSVMIKALAADLSGNFLGDAKKYLLDMVGKGMRPNASTYTAVFEGFARQEKVEEGRELLEEMKGKGFMPDEKAVREVLKSKRGPVVRTVINILFGK, from the coding sequence ATGGCGGGCACATTGCTATCTCGCGCCCTTCAGCTTCTTGCCTCTACCTCCACCAAGTCTAATCCTTTCTCCTCCGCCGTCTCCTCCCGCCTCATCGCCATAGCCGCCGCCAACCACTCCACCAGAACCATCTCAGAAAACCGTCACAGGAGTTCgcttcttccatttccaccgaCTCCTTTTCGTTCCCATAATACCCTTAGAGGACGAAGCCGCAGCTGCTCCTGCTGCGATTCTACCACAGAAAGCCACCGTCGCCATAGCCGCGGCGGTGAACCCAGCACCAAAATCAACACCAAGGTTAACTTCTCCCGCCCTTCTGACGACGAAGGCGATGACAAAACGAATCTGCCCGCCGCCGCCAATGAGGTTGACAAGTCGAAACTCCCTCCGCCTTACGACCCTTTCAGCAAGAAACCCGCCGTCGAGGACCCGGAAGATCCGAAGGACTTACAAGAAGTCTTCCACAAAATGCGGAGCGATGGCCTCACCAACAATGCAGTCAAGATGTTCGACGCATTGTCCAAAGGCGGATTGACCCACGAGGCGTTGGAGCTCTTTGCTCAGATCAAGGACAAGGGTCAAATGCCCGACGTAGTTTCGCACACCGCCGTCATTGAAGCCTATGCCAATGCCGGAAAGACGAAGGAGGCTCTCAAGGTATATATGCGGATGTTGGCCTCTGGGGTGGCCCCGAACGCCTACACTTACAGTGTGATGATCAAGGCGCTGGCGGCCGACCTCAGTGGCAATTTTCTTGGGGATGCCAAGAAGTACTTGCTGGATATGGTGGGCAAGGGAATGCGGCCTAATGCCAGTACTTACACAGCGGTGTTTGAGGGGTTTGCGAGGCAGGAGAAGGTGGAGGAGGGGAGGGAGTTGCTGGAGGAGATGAAAGGGAAGGGGTTCATGCCGGACGAGAAGGCAGTGAGGGAGGTTCTTAAGAGCAAGAGAGGACCTGTAGTTAGAACCGTCATCAACATTCTATTTGGTAAGTAG